The sequence GCGGGCGCGGCGCACGGCGAGGATGAACGTGACGGTGGAGGTGATCGCGGATCGGGTGCTGGCGCAGCCGGATCTCGGGTCGGATATCAACTCGGGGCTCCTGACGCTGGGCAGAATGGAGTATCGGGAATTAAGGGGGAGGCGGCTGGAGGAAATTGGGGAGAATTAAAATCAGGTATAGGGTTTGGTGTTTTCACACCAAACCCTCCATCTTTTCCTAAATCTCATAAAGGACCCCATTTTATGCAAACTACTCCCCCAAGTTCCGAAATATTACGAAAGCCACCCCTTGATTGTTCTGAATTGCAAATATTACCCCATGTTATGCAAACTGCCCCCTAGCTTCTCACAAATTACAAAATCGCCCCCTAAATACTTCCGCTGCATATCAAACCTCTTGTGATAATAGGGATAGAGATAAagggtggatttttgattgtggggCCACAGATACAACATAGcccaatttgaaaaaaaaaaaaaaaaatcaaattcaaatcaaagcactcctaaatacgagtataaactatttaaaattccaaaattcaattcaaaaactcctaaatacgagtataaactattttaaaatttcaaaatcaaaatgaaaaactcctaaatacgagtataaactatttaaaatttcaaaaccaaaatgaagaactcctaaatacgagtataaactatttaaaaatttcaaaaccaaaatgaagaactcctaaatacgagtataaactatttaaaatttcaaaatcaaatgaagaactcctaaatacgagtataaactatttaaaatttcaaaatcaaatgaatcATTTGATTTTCATGCATTTATCTGAGAAAGACGTGCCAAATGTACTGCGACAACAAGGCTGCCATCAGCATATCTGAGAACCCAGTTCAACATGATAGAACTTAACATGTCGAAGTAGATAGGCACTTCATCAAAGAGAAGATCGAAGGAGGGATCGTGACCCTACCCTTTGTCAGATCCGAAGATCAACTCGCTGACATCTTAACCAAAGCTGTGAACTCCAAGAGTTTTTCAGAAGTTCTTGGCAAGTTGAATATCGGGAATCCCgttactcaacttgagggggagtgttgaaaatacTAATCAAAGTCAAGAAACAACTACATCTAGAAGTATAGAAATATTTAGCAAAAGTCAAAAGATATATTGTGTGTGACTTTAGTGGGATTTTGTAGGACTTTGCTTCACTTTGTATTCTATAAATAGATATCAGTGTAATATGAAGATAAAAAGAGAAATACAATAACAATCATTTgcttctctttatttttctatgcattatgataataCCATGTTTTAACAGAACCAACAGCAGTCCACTTAATTCTCTCCGCTAATCTCCCCAACCGGTTTGAAATGCTGACAGTCAACTCTGTTGCTACAGCTTGATCAAAACCATCAAAATCTTCACTCTTGAGTGCAGATATTGATGATGAACCAACAGCTGGAGAATCACTCAGTCGTCCTATGTTCTTAACTGAATCTTCAGCAGTTGACTTAATTCTCTCCGCTAATCTCCCCAACCGGTTTGAAATGCTGTCGGTCAGCTCTGTTGCAACAGGCGGAGAATCATTCAGTCGTCCTACGTTGTCAACTGAGCCTTTAGCAGTTGACATAATTCCATCCGCTAATCTCTCCAACTCGTCTGAAATCTGGAGAAACTGCTCTGAAGCCATTTCACTCTCGATTGAAGATGTTGATGATGAACCAACAGCCAGTTGTATTGCGTAGTCTTCAGCTGACATAATTTCCTCCGCTAATCTCCCCAACACGCCTGAAAAATGGAGAATCTGCGTTCTCGCTGAACCCAGAtcttcatcaaaaccatcaaaatCTGCACTCTTGAGGGCAGATGTTGGTGATGAACCATCAGCGGTAGAATTGTCTATTAAGTCTCGAGCAGTCCACTGAATTCTGTCGGCTAATCTCGCCAAACGATTTGAACTGACAAACAGCTTTGTTGCTAATGTTGGATCTCCATCAAGAGCATCAAAATCTTCACTATTGAGTGCAGATCTTGAAGATGAACTAACAGCAGGAGAATCACTCTGTCGTCCTACGTTGTCAACTGAGTCTCCATTAGTTGACATAATTCTCTACGTTGAAATGCTGACAGTCGGCTCTGCTTTCAGTTTGACACCAAAACCCTTCAAATGATGACTTAAGCAGAAAATATAGTCTGGAACGTCAGTCATAAGAGCAGCTGATCTCATGGAAATATAGTATGGAACGGCAGTCTTTAAAGCAACTCTCTTGCAGATCGACAAAATTCTCTCCACTCTCACCAACAGGTATAGAAGGCTGACAATCAGCTCTAttgcagatcttgatgatgAGTCACTCCGCCTCCTTACGTTGTTGACTAGGTTGTCGGGACACTTGCAGTAGTCCACCACATCTCCGGCAGTCGAGGCGAGCTCCTCTGCCAATTCCCCCAACTGGATGGAAATTCTCAAACTCGCCTCCGTCGACGCACAATCTGAGACATTTTCTGGGGAGAAAATATACTCAATAATCTCTTGTGTTGTCTTTACTATCTCCCTGATTGCTTCCTGTTTTGGGAAATGTTTGAGATTCAACTGCAAGACCACAGCTTTGTCGTGGATGGATATAATTCGTAGTTTAACACGAAGAGTGGTGAGATCATCGTTGCGTCTAAGGATTTGGCATAAAATTTGTAGCAGGGAATCGAGAGCTTCAGAAGCCATATGAGGTGTACGCAAACAATTTTGTGAAACTGAATGTTTATCGGTTTGGATTGGAATTACCAATCCTTCCTCTGATTTGCATACAAATCgtccaaattttaaaaatggtgGAGAAAGAGTCAAGAATGTTTCAATTGAGGGGCCCGCGGAAGGAGTCTGTCGTGTAAAACTAAACAATACTCAGTTTTAGTGTATGTCGAAAGTGTTAGGAGGAAACTTCGATCTGTGTATGAAGTAATCTTTGGCAAGGCTGTATGTTAGTTCTATATCTTTCTTTTGAAGGGAAAATATGGCTAATGTTATTTTCTTGCCTGCTGCAGTGGACTGGCCAATTCTAATTACACTGAGCTGACACAGTTATATCAGAAATACAAGGATCAAGGTGTGATTAGGTTTACATAATTTTGTTCTGTTTAATGCACTTGTTTTTTGTAAAACTACGAATTATATCCATCCACGACAAAGCTGTTCTCTTGCAATTGAATCTCAAACATTTCCCAGAAAAGGAAGCAATTAGGGAGGCAGTAAATATAACACAAGAGATTATTGAGTATATTTTCTCCCCAGAAAATGTCTCAGATTGTGGGACGATAGAGGCGAGTGTGAGACTTTCAAATCAGTTGGGGGAATTGGCAGAGAAGCTCGCCTCAACTGCCGGAGATGTGGTGGATTACTGCAAGAGTCCCGACGAACTAGTCAACAACGTACGAAGGCGGAGTGACTcatcatcaagatctgcaaTAAGGCTGGATGTCAGCCTTTTATGCCTGTTGGCGAGAGTTAAGAGAATTATGCTGACTACTGCTTCATCAACAAGATCTGCACTCAAGAGTGAAGATGATGGTTTTCATGAAGATTTGACTGTAGCAACACAACTGGCTGTCAACATTTCAAACCGGTTGGGGAGATTAGCGGAGAGAATTAAGTGGACTGCTGTTGGTTCATCATCAAGATCTTCACCGACAAGAAAGGATGTCGTGGTTGGTTTTGATGAAGATAGGTTGCAGATATTGTCCAGGCTTAGAAGCTATTCATCCGAGCTGCAAGTCCTCCCTATTGTGGGGATGGGAGGCATTGGTAAGTCCACACTCGCTAAAATTGTTTATGATGATACATTCATTACTTATCATTTTGATTTTCACGCTTGGGTCACAATATCGAAAGATTACAGTGTAGAAAGTATTCTTTCAAATCTGCTTGCTTCGATGAAAGGAAAAGGAATCCAAGCAGAGAGTGATTTACAATGCGAGGAGAAGGAGTCTGAAATTTACAAATACTTAAAAGGTAGGAGGTATCTCATAGTAATGGAAGACATGTGGAGTACGGTAGCTTGGGATCAGGTACAGAGGCTATTACCTGACGATAATAATGGAAGCCGGATCATATTAACCACAAGGCTAAAGAATGTGGCTACTTATGCTAGCTCTATGAGCCCCATTCATACGATGCATTTCTTGGATGACCAACAAAGTTGGCGTTTGTTCCAGAAGAAGGTCTTCGGAGATCAAGATTGTCCTGTTGAGCTGCAAGATATTgggaaaaaatatgtaaaacgTTGTGAAGGACTGCCCCTTTCAATTGTTACTGTGGCAGGACTTTTATCCAAGATTGATAGAACTCCAAAGTTGTGGAAGCGAATTGGGGCAAATGATGGACAGTTGGAAACAATATTATTATCTTTGAGTTACAAACACTTGCCTAGACATTTGAGGGAGTGTTTCTTGTATATGGCAGGCTTCCCTAAAGATTATGAGATCCGTGTCTCAGAACTCATCAAACTTTGGGTAGCTGAGGGCTTTTTGGAAGGTCGAGATGAATCTAAAACGTTGGAAGAGGTGGCGGAAGATGTTTTGGAGGTGCTGGTCGAGCAAAGTCTAGTTTTGGTTACTAGCAAAAAGAGTGATGGCAAAATCAAAAGGTGCAAGCTTCATAGTGTGGTTCGGGACTTTTGTTCAAGACAGGCTGGGGAAGAGAAGTTCCTTCTACCTATAATGGATTACTTTCCTAATCCTATCGTGAGAAGGCATTTTCTTCCACAAGTGCTACAAAGTCATCAACGCATAAGTGTTAGTTGGTGTGATCTTGATCTTAAGGACTCTACGCATAGCTCATGCACCCGTTCTATTATATGTATTTCACAGAGAGGGTATAGGCCCAAAGGCTCTATAGAGAATTTTATGTCACTTAAGGTCCTTCATGTCTTACATAGAAATGATCATGCATTTTGGGATTTAGGTCAAGTGTTTGATTTGATTCATCTCACTTACCTTGCTTCCAACATTCCTAGCAGTATTGTTCATTCAGCTATATCAAAGCTTCATAATCTTcagactttaattatttatagatcTGAGGTTAGCTTGCCTAAGGAGATTTGGAGGTTGTGGCAATTAAGGCATCTTATCGCCTTTTCATTTCTTCCTTTACCCGATCCATCATATTCTTATGTTAAAAACATCCAAACACTTTCTCTGGCAACAAACTTTGTATTTAGTGAAAGTATGGTGGATAGGATTCCAAACATCAGAAAGTTGGAAATATGCTACTCGTACGTGACGTTTGGTCCGTCCCCCAAATTTTACAATGTTAGACATCTGCATCGACtggagaaattgaaattggtgaCGCGTAGTTCATTTCAAATGTGTCCGACTTTTAATTTTCCTGGATCGCTGAAAAAGTTGGAATTGAGTGGATGGCGGCTTCCTTGGACAAATATGTTGGTTTTGGGCCAGTTGCCTTCTCTTCAAGTGTTGAAACTAAAGAACCATGCTTGCTATGGGGAGCACTGGAAAACTGTTGAGGGAGGATTTGTGAATCTGAGACTTTTGCATATTGATGAATCTAATCTGCAGAACTGGACAACTGAAAGTAGCCACTTCCCGAGGCTTCAGCGCCTAATGCTTCATCGTTGTCCATATTTGTCTGAGATCCCAGTTGATATTGGAAAAATTCCAACTCTTGAGCAGATTGAGATCGATGATCTTAACCCATCACTTCTGTACTCGGCAACACAGATAAGAGAGAAACGGGATGCCCTTCAAGTTAGTTTGAAGCGTTTTTGATATGATCTTTCAAACTTGACTCTGTGCTTCATATCAGGTTAGAAAACTATAAAAGAAGATAGATTTTACACTATCTTTAGCAGCCATACTTTATGGAAATAAGATTAGTATGCTAATTGCATCTTCCTTTCTCTTTTGAACATTTCTCTGTTGGTATAATGTCAGTTGATTCTTGTagcttttttcttttctttttcagatGCAGAGTATTGATGGATCTAGCCAACTTATCCGATATTCGAACTGATGAAAGAGGCAGAGGTAAAGGTGAAAAGGTTGGTGATGTTTGTTTAAGCATGAATAGTGGATAAGCTCCTACTTTTTACTTTGTATACAGCATTCAGATGAATGATGTATACTGTTTTATCATGTATTTCTCAAAGTTGAATGTATGTGTGGATTGACATTATTGTTTACATTATTTTACTTTACAAACAATTTTCATTGTGGCAAAGTAGGCCTCTCAACAATCAATTCGAATCTTCTATTGCATTATAATGTGACATCTCTCATATCACATTTATAGATGATTGACATGTTAGGGTTTATTTAAGGAAAATATATTCCCTAACATTAGGCAATCTTAAACCCTTAAGATTGCCTCATGTCAGTTCATCTATATGTGCAATAGATAATGCCACACAAATTTGTGATTATGTTTGTCTTTCTTTCCCATCTTAATTCAATTAAAAGCTAGTGCTCTGCTTTTCATTGTAGATTTTACATTCGATCTTTGGTGCCaagagttttaataaatgttaggtgAGTGTGTTATTAGTGGAAGAATGGGCCCACTTTTTTTAGTGAAAAAAGAGGTCCAagaagtatttattttattttgatatatttggAGCAATAAAAAAGTTGCCTTAATAACTTTTTTGATATTCTGTTGCCTAATCTTCAAGTTGCCTTAATAACACAACATTTATTCTAGTTAATAATTCATACATCATTAATGtcttacataaaataaaattttaaatacatTATTTCAATACACCTCCTTAATTTGAAATTTCTTTCGTCGCGTCAAGCAATTTTCTCAATCTtcgaaaattttcaaatttcaatgaCTTTGTGAAAATATCTGCAACTTGATCATGAGTCTTCACATAATTAAGTTTCACTTCTTTATTGGATATGAgatttgaaataaaatgatagTTGTATGAATATATTTGCTTTGTATCATGGAACAATTAATTCTTGGCCAATGTTACGGCGAACTTATTATCAACGTATATCCGTTGAACCTTCTTATGGCAAGTTGAGTTCTTGGAACAAATTTCTTAACCACATagcataacatatatatatacacaagaGGTAGCTGCAATAAACTCCGCTTCACATGTTGACAGTCATAATATATTATTTCTTTGAATTCCAAGTAAACGGCgaattttctataaaaaaatatgaatccgAAAGTACTCTTTCGACTTTTAATATCACCGACTCAATCACTATTAGGGGTGGGAAAAATACTCGATATCTGAATATTCTATTCGAaccaaatcaaaatttaaaatttgattcTGAAAGATACTTCATTCAACCCTCTTCTACCTCTCAGATATATAGTCAATTATCAAAGTAGTTATAACTCGTGAAACACCCAATAGCAAAGAGTTAGTCGTCGCCTTCAGCACATGCCTTACAATCACAAATAGAAACTACAAATCTGTCCCCTGTGACCTAACAAGAAAAGAGAAACGAAAGAGTTGACACAACTTACAAACCAACATGTCAAACCCGAAAGCCAAATGACTTAATTTCTGATCAATAATTTGGAACTAGCCAGATCTCTACCATTCTCTTTGCCTTTTTTATCAGTCAAACATCTGGTAAGCTAGCTCATCAACACTCTGCATCtgataaaaaaagaataaagataGGAGAAGACCAACAAAACAGGCATGCTACCAACGAACAAATGTTTCCAAAGATGATTATAGCTAATGACCAAGTGTGTGCATTTCATGCTACTGATATTACTTATATAAAAATTACGGTTGCTATATAAATAGAAGATGTCAAATTATTCAACTTTTATACATTCCTCACCTGATATGAAGCACAGAGTCGAATCTGAAAGAGTATATCAAGAACGCATCGTACGAACATGAAGGCCATAATCATAATTCGATTGGCGTGCCCTTTGAATCTCTCTGGCTGACTTCAAAAGAGATTTGTTACAATCATCGACCTCGATCAGTTCAAGCGTTGGAATGTATCCAAGAGCAATTGGAATCTCAGACAAATCTGGACAACGAAGAAGCATTAGGCACTTGAGCCGTGGGAAGTGGTGACTTTTAGGTCTCCATAGCCGCAAATTTGATTCATCAATAAGCAAAAGCCTCAGATTAACAAAATCTCTCTTAGAAGTTTCCCAGCATTTCCCGTTGCAAGCATATTTTCTTAGTTTCAACTCTTGAAGATTAGGCAACGAACCAACAATCTTCATATGACTCCAAGGAAGCTTCCAGCCAATTAGTGTTAACTTCTTCAGCGACAGAGGAAACTGAAAGGCAAAATTCAGACTCCCGCAAAATGAATTATGTCTCTCCAATTTCAGCTTCTCAAGTCGAAACAGATTGCCGAACAGATTGCCAGGATGATAGCCTTCACTAAACTTCTCTTCAGAGTAGCATATTCCCAACTTTTGAATGTTTGGAATCATTTCCACACATACAAAATCCGTTGCCAGCGAAAATGTTTGTAAGTTTGCTAGAGGAATAGCTGTTACTTCAGGATGGGGTAAAGGATGAAATGAAAAGGCAATAAGATGTCTCAATTGGCTCAGCCTCCAAATCTCCACCGGTAAACGAACCTCAGATCTATAAATAATCAAAGTCTGAAGATTATGAAGCTTTGATATGGTTGGAGGAACTATACTTGTGGGAATGTTGGCAGCAAGGTAAGTTAGATGAATCAGATCAAACACTTGACTTGGCTCCCATTCCCAGTAATCATTTCTACGTAGAACATGAAGAATCTTAAGCAAACTAAAATTCTCTATAGAGGCTTTAGGCCTATATCCCTTCTGCGGGATGCATATAATAGAATGTGTACCTGAGCTATGCGTAGAGTCCTTGAGATCTAGATCATGCCAAGTAACACTTATGCGCTTATAATTCTTCATGACCCGTGGAAGAAAATGCCTTCTAAGAATAGGACTTGGTAAGTAATCCATAACAGGAAGAAGTAAGTTTTCTTGTCTACCCTGTCTTATGCAAAATTCCCGCATGATATCATGGAGGCTACAACTTTTGGCTTTGCAATCAGGCTTTATGCTAGTGGCCAAAACTAGACCTCTATCAACAAGATCCTCCAAACAATCTTTCGCCTCATCTTCtaagattttagatccgtttggATGTAAAAAGCCTTCAGCTACCCAAAGTTTGATCAGTTCTGAAACACGGATCTGGTGATCTTCTGGGAAACCTCCCATATATAAGAAACACAACTTTAGATGACGAGGCAAGTGGATGTAACTCAAGGAAATTATGGTTTCAAGTTGCCCATCATTCTCCTCCGCTATTTGCCTCCAAACATCGACAGTTTGATCAATCTTAGATAGAAGTCCGGCCACCACTACAATGTATAGAGGCAATCCTCTACATTGTGCTGCAATTTCTCTTCCAACACTTAAAAATATGTGAGGACACCTTCCACCAAACACCCTTTTTTGTAACAATCCCCAACTAGCTTTTTGACTCAAGGGACGCATCATATGAAAGGAATTAGAAGGGTCAGCATATGCAGCCACATTTTGTAGCCTTGTGGTTAGAATGATCCTACTTCCATAATTGTTGTCAGGAAATAGCTTTTTGATATCATCCCAAGCTTTCTTACTCCACACATCGTCCACTACAATAAGATACCTTCTATATCTTAAGCATCTGTGAATTTCCTCCTCCCCAGAGATCTTGCTCTGCACACCTTGTATTCCTTTCATCGAAGCAAGCAGATTTGAAACAATACTAGTTACACTGTAATCTTGTGATATTGTCACCCAACCTCGAATTTGAAAATGCTCCATAATCAATTTATCACTGTAAACAAGTTTAGCAAGTGTAGTTTTACCAATCCCTCCCATTCCGACAATTGGGAGGACTTTTAGTCGGAGTACTGAAGGACGAGTAAGCTGTTCCTTTATTTTGGACAGATCTCGTTGAATACCAACCACGTCATCTTTGCGTGTGAGTTCACGTCTTGATGATGAACCAACAGCAGTTGAAGTATCACTCAGTCGTTGTACGTTGTTGACTGGATGGCTACTCTTGATGCAGCTGTCTACAGCTCCAGCAGTTGACTTTAATTTCTCTGCTCTTTTCAACGAGCGCTTCCACTCTAAATTGGACTCTAGAGATAGAATATATTCGATAACATCTTTTGTTGTATAGATTTGGCGTTTCAAACCGTTGTGTATATATGGGAAGCCCTCGAGAAGGGATTTCACGTGAACGACCTGCTGGGCAAGTGATCTCATAAATTCTTGATTTACAAGAGCAGTAGTAGTTGAAGGAAGAAAGTCGTCATACTCTGCACGACGTGGAGAGTTAGTATAACATAACTACCAGTTTTTCAATACATTTTTTACTGTTAATTGAATAACAATAACATCACTACCTCTTTTTGTTAGTTGAATAACCAAGCCTTTCAATAAGTTGctgttttattttgattttccccctaaatttatactatattaaaaaagccaagatttcaatttgagatcaatttcaaattgatttaattttgtagttataataaaattgaaggttaaTTTGTAAAAActactatatttttctttttatttcatttttctttatcttcttattttttttcttttcatttctttccaaaattgtgaaatctgactaattataaaatatttaatcaaattaaagataactataataaatttaatttaatatattttatgtaaacatttgattaaaaatataaaaattatatattttatttatttaaagattaaaatttttaaaaattctctctcctctctcatctttttttgtaaatttatttttcaatttttaaaatttttatttctatgtTCATTTTTTAACCTTTTcgtaatatcaatttttattatttttaataattctttattttttattttttcaatgttcacctcaaatatattcaattaaaattaattgttaattatatttatatatatgataattgaattagtatcaattttatataaatataaaatataaaaatgtttctTGTGCACTGCACAGGTGCAAAAATGCTAGTTGAAATACAAATGAGAAAGCATCATAAATTACTAGGGATAATTGCTCAGAAATATCCTAACTTTCACCTGATCCCAATTTTACATGAATTAAAAAGagacaaatattaaaataactgTATAGCTTAAGTAAAAGTTAATTATtaccataaaaataaaatatattaattataacactctTACTAAAatattgttttattaattttcttttaaaatttatccataatttaaaattttgaaaatttaaattttaaattatgaaaatttaaatctgaaaaaaaaaatcaaatgtaaaaa comes from Salvia miltiorrhiza cultivar Shanhuang (shh) chromosome 3, IMPLAD_Smil_shh, whole genome shotgun sequence and encodes:
- the LOC131016790 gene encoding putative late blight resistance protein homolog R1A-4 → MAYSTLVSLERTIDQFLNHNQFSISPHEKKHIISLDKYVIILQAFLEDFPEKAKSLEARMRNVAMEAEDVIELYMMEKIHYNIRYTHWIAELRRIKFIFQLRRIENQMDSIAGEVVEIKNSIITIKDAELDDSVGTSSSSSQGAEAGKIDMVGLNEDLIEIKAWLCGDSRQLQILPLTGMGGIGKTTLARNAYDDPLIMEHFEIRVWVTITQDYSEERILSNIFDSLKEFNRERDDRSMAEKVYKILVGRRFLIVMDDMWSTKVLNDVKKLFPDDNNGSRILLTTRLVDIAVYANSSTPSHKMRLMDPCQSWNLLREKVFGHQDSNPRELEAIGREITRSCGGLPLATVVVAGLLSSLYESLFADGDEADLLEMCIENESLTQMKRARGHRWWRRRRWRCRSRWLTRAAQGLDSRRWWGIGWGTLRLQVKLEYDDFLPSTTTALVNQEFMRSLAQQVVHVKSLLEGFPYIHNGLKRQIYTTKDVIEYILSLESNLEWKRSLKRAEKLKSTAGAVDSCIKSSHPVNNVQRLSDTSTAVGSSSRRELTRKDDVVGIQRDLSKIKEQLTRPSVLRLKVLPIVGMGGIGKTTLAKLVYSDKLIMEHFQIRGWVTISQDYSVTSIVSNLLASMKGIQGVQSKISGEEEIHRCLRYRRYLIVVDDVWSKKAWDDIKKLFPDNNYGSRIILTTRLQNVAAYADPSNSFHMMRPLSQKASWGLLQKRVFGGRCPHIFLSVGREIAAQCRGLPLYIVVKGYRPKASIENFSLLKILHVLRRNDYWEWEPSQVFDLIHLTYLAANIPTSIVPPTISKLHNLQTLIIYRSEVRLPVEIWRLSQLRHLIAFSFHPLPHPEVTAIPLANLQTFSLATDFVCVEMIPNIQKLGICYSEEKFSEGYHPGNLFGNLFRLEKLKLERHNSFCGSLNFAFQFPLSLKKLTLIGWKLPWSHMKIVGSLPNLQELKLRKYACNGKCWETSKRDFVNLRLLLIDESNLRLWRPKSHHFPRLKCLMLLRCPDLSEIPIALGYIPTLELIEVDDCNKSLLKSAREIQRARQSNYDYGLHVRTMRS
- the LOC131015737 gene encoding putative late blight resistance protein homolog R1A-10, whose product is MVEKESRMFQLRGPRKESVVGLANSNYTELTQLYQKYKDQEKEAIREAVNITQEIIEYIFSPENVSDCGTIEASVRLSNQLGELAEKLASTAGDVVDYCKSPDELVNNVRRRSDSSSRSAIRLDVSLLCLLARVKRIMLTTASSTRSALKSEDDGFHEDLTVATQLAVNISNRLGRLAERIKWTAVGSSSRSSPTRKDVVVGFDEDRLQILSRLRSYSSELQVLPIVGMGGIGKSTLAKIVYDDTFITYHFDFHAWVTISKDYSVESILSNLLASMKGKGIQAESDLQCEEKESEIYKYLKGRRYLIVMEDMWSTVAWDQVQRLLPDDNNGSRIILTTRLKNVATYASSMSPIHTMHFLDDQQSWRLFQKKVFGDQDCPVELQDIGKKYVKRCEGLPLSIVTVAGLLSKIDRTPKLWKRIGANDGQLETILLSLSYKHLPRHLRECFLYMAGFPKDYEIRVSELIKLWVAEGFLEGRDESKTLEEVAEDVLEVLVEQSLVLVTSKKSDGKIKRCKLHSVVRDFCSRQAGEEKFLLPIMDYFPNPIVRRHFLPQVLQSHQRISVSWCDLDLKDSTHSSCTRSIICISQRGYRPKGSIENFMSLKVLHVLHRNDHAFWDLGQVFDLIHLTYLASNIPSSIVHSAISKLHNLQTLIIYRSEVSLPKEIWRLWQLRHLIAFSFLPLPDPSYSYVKNIQTLSLATNFVFSESMVDRIPNIRKLEICYSYVTFGPSPKFYNVRHLHRLEKLKLVTRSSFQMCPTFNFPGSLKKLELSGWRLPWTNMLVLGQLPSLQVLKLKNHACYGEHWKTVEGGFVNLRLLHIDESNLQNWTTESSHFPRLQRLMLHRCPYLSEIPVDIGKIPTLEQIEIDDLNPSLLCRVLMDLANLSDIRTDERGRGKGEKHSDE